In a single window of the Diospyros lotus cultivar Yz01 chromosome 10, ASM1463336v1, whole genome shotgun sequence genome:
- the LOC127810867 gene encoding type IV inositol polyphosphate 5-phosphatase 7-like: MRDGSTKKSKLSWSKSLVRKWFNIKSKTEEFQGGGAVHGGPDVEWRNSFSDREPSRIKKSRTEKIGKNVERVRRRRVDLNHPQIINVHNYSMFVATWNVGGKSPESNLNLDNFLHSSPPADIYVLGFQEIVPLNAGNILGAEDNGPAKKWLALISKTLNNLPGSSGGSGRYTPSPIPNPIAESDADFGGSMRQKASFFPRRSFQTACSWRTENDSSTSQPRLDRRYSVCDRVIFGHRPSDYDPNFRWGHRPSDSSWGHRPSDSSWSHRPSDSSWGHRPSDSSLGHRPSDSSWGHRPSDSSWCHRPSDSSSGHRLSDISCGHRPSDYSRWGSSDDDYGPWDSHSNMLFSPISNTGSAPMEDGYRFPGHSRYCLMLSKQMVGIFLTIWVKSNLKEHVRNIKVSRVGRGLMGYLGNKGSISVSLMLHQTSFCFVCSHLSSGQKPGDELRRNADVMEILKKTRFPRVHNEGQDKSPETILEHDRIIWLGDLNYRIALSYRSAKALVEMQNWRTLLQHDQLRIEQRLGRVFHGWNEGKIYFPPTYKYSNNSDRYAGDDMHPKEKRRTPAWCDRILWYGGGLHQLSYVRGESRFSDHRPVYSIFWAEVESYQGRLRRSMSCSSSRVVEELLPYSHGYTDLCFF, translated from the exons ATGAGAGATGGAAGCACAAAGAAAAGCAAG CTTTCCTGGTCAAAATCACTAGTTAGGAAATGGTTCAATATCAAGAGCAAAACTGAGGAGTTTCAGGGAGGTGGAGCTGTTCATGGGG GTCCTGATGTGGAATGGAGGAATAGCTTCTCAGATAGAGAGCCAAGTAGAATTAAGAAAAGCAGAACAG AAAAGATAGGCAAGAATGTAGAGCGGGTTCGTCGGAGGAGAGTTGATCTCAATCATCCCCAAATTATAAACGTGCATAACTATAG CATGTTTGTGGCTACATGGAATGTGGGTGGAAAATCACCAGAGAGTAATTTGAATCTGGATAATTTTCTGCATTCCTCCCCTCCTGCAGACATTTATGTCCTAGG ATTCCAAGAAATAGTTCCTTTGAATGCTGGCAACATTCTGGGTGCTGAAGATAATGGCCCTGCAAAAAAATGGCTAGCTCTAATAAGCAAAACACTAAACAATCTTCCAGGAAGTAGTGGAGGTAGTGGGCGGTATACGCCTTCTCCTATCCCCAATCCAATTGCCGAATcagatgcagattttgggggatCAATGAGGCAGAAGGCATCCTTTTTCCCTCGTAGATCATTCCAAACAGCATGCAGCTGGAGAACTGAAAATGATTCATCAACCTCGCAGCCTCGCCTTGATCGGCGATACAGTGTATGCGATCGGGTTATATTTGGTCACAGGCCAAGTGACTATGACCCCAATTTCAGATGGGGTCACAGGCCAAGCGATTCATCCTGGGGCCACAGGCCAAGCGACTCATCCTGGAGTCACAGACCAAGTGACTCGTCTTGGGGTCACAGGCCAAGTGATTCTTCTTTGGGTCACAGGCCCAGTGACTCTTCTTGGGGTCACCGGCCGAGCGATTCTTCTTGGTGTCACAGACCTAGCGACTCTTCTTCAGGTCACAGACTAAGTGATATTTCCTGTGGTCACAGGCCTAGCGACTATTCAAGATGGGGTTCATCAGATGATGATTATGGACCTTGGGATTCTCATAGCAACATGTTGTTCTCACCAATATCTAATACTGGTTCTGCGCCAATGGAGGATGGTTACAGATTTCCAGGGCACTCAAGGTACTGCTTGATGCTGAGTAAGCAAATGGTTGGCATTTTCCTCACGATATGGGTTAAAAGTAATCTGAAGGAACATGTTCGCAACATAAAAGTATCTCGTGTTGGAAGAGGATTGATGGGGTACCTTGGCAATAAG GGATCCATTTCAGTCAGCCTGATGTTGCATCAAACAAGCTTTTGCTTTGTATGTAGTCATTTGAGTTCAGGACAGAAGCCGGGAGATGAACTACGGAGGAATGCTGATGTTATGGAAATCCTAAAGAAGACAAGGTTTCCACGAGTTCATAATGAGGGCCAAGATAAATCCCCAGAAACAATCCTTGAGCACGA TCGGATTATTTGGCTTGGTGATCTGAATTATCGAATTGCCCTATCTTATCGGTCTGCAAAGGCGCTTGTTGAAATGCAAAACTGGAGGACATTGTTACAACATGACCAG CTACGGATAGAGCAGAGACTGGGTCGTGTTTTCCATGGATGgaatgaaggaaaaatatatttccCACCAACAtacaaatattcaaataattcgGATAGATATGCAGGGGATGACATGCACCCAAAGGAGAAGCGGCGCACACCTGCATG GTGTGATAGAATTTTATGGTATGGAGGTGGCCTTCATCAATTATCCTATGTCCGTGGGGAATCTAGATTCTCAGACCATAGACCAGTTTATAGTATATTTTGGGCTGAGGTGGAGTCATACCAAGGTCGCTTGAGGCGAAGCATGAGTTGTTCCAGTTCCAGGGTTGTGGAGGAGCTGTTGCCATACTCTCACGGATATACTGATCTCTGTTTTTTCTGA